The Hymenobacter sp. 5317J-9 genome has a window encoding:
- a CDS encoding pyruvate carboxylase gives MNITKLLVANRGEIAIRVMRAATELNIPTVAVYTYEDRYSLHRYKADEAYQIGRDDEPLKPYLDIESILRVAKENGANAIHPGYGFLSENATLSRRCAEEGIIFVGPRPEVMEALGDKVRAKEVAQQCQVPQIESSEPELVDYETAKTEANRIGYPVMLKAAAGGGGRGMRVIRDDEQLEKGFFEARNEALNAFGDDTVFLEKFVEKPKHIEVQLVGDHHGNLVHLYERDCSVQRRFQKVVEVAPAMNLPDHQRHLLYEYALRIGRAVGYDNVGTVEFLVNPEHDRIYFIEVNPRIQVEHTVTEMITGIDLIKTQIFIAANYKLSDPEIGLGPDVKPLRAGFAMQCRVTTENPENDFKPDYGTIVAYRQAGGFGIRLDEGSVYQGVVVSPFFDSMLVKVSAHASTLHAAAQKMLRALDEFRVRGVQTNIQFLKNIVGNEEFQTGHATVDFIKDHPELFKFETRRDRATRLLGFIGETVVNGNPDVRNLLDPRANPRRPHIPHSGHEAPAPGTKQKLHELGPEGFAQWLRDEPLVHYTDTTLRDAHQSLLATRMRTWDMLKVARAYAQMHPQTFSLEVWGGATFDVALRFLHEDPWERLAQLREAIPNILLQMLIRGANGVGYKAYPDNLTERFVQQAAETGVDIFRIFDSLNWMKGMEACIGFVRNKTDRLAEASICYTGDILDPKRTKYTLDYYLRLAKQLEDAGAHILCIKDMAGLLKPYAATELIQGLRDTVKLPIHLHTHDTSSLQPATYAKAVEAGVNVIDVAIGSLSGLTSQPNFNSVVEMFRGTPRHREFDQHSLNEFSNYWEAVREMYYPFESGLKAGTSEVFQHEIPGGQYSNLRPQAASLGLIDKFEEVKQRFADVNQMFGDIVKVTPSSKVVGDMALFMVSNNLTPQDVMERGEGLNFPESVRELFRGDIGQPEGGWPQELQKLILKNETPFTDRPNEHLAPINFDQEWAAFQEKFPGAKFTDLLSSLLYPKVFEEYWAHRQKFGNVSKVPTSVFFYGLKPGEETIIEIARGKSVIVRLESVGTLNEEGCRTIFFTLNGQTRNLQVRDQSVEVTKISNAKADKANPRQLGAPLQGMLSKVLVKPGQAATKNTPLFVIEAMKMETTITAPQDLTVADVVLSEGTRVSADDLVLTLS, from the coding sequence ATGAACATAACCAAACTCCTGGTCGCCAACCGCGGCGAAATTGCCATTCGCGTCATGCGCGCCGCCACCGAGCTCAACATCCCCACTGTGGCCGTGTACACCTACGAGGACCGGTACTCGCTGCACCGCTACAAAGCCGACGAAGCCTACCAGATAGGCCGCGACGACGAGCCCCTGAAGCCCTACCTCGACATCGAGAGCATCCTGCGGGTGGCGAAAGAGAACGGGGCCAACGCCATTCACCCCGGCTATGGCTTCCTGTCCGAAAACGCCACGCTCTCGCGCCGCTGCGCCGAAGAAGGCATCATTTTCGTGGGCCCGCGCCCCGAGGTGATGGAGGCCCTCGGCGACAAGGTGCGCGCCAAGGAAGTGGCCCAGCAGTGCCAGGTGCCCCAGATTGAGAGCAGCGAGCCCGAGTTAGTCGACTATGAAACCGCCAAAACCGAAGCCAACCGCATCGGCTACCCGGTGATGCTGAAGGCGGCGGCCGGTGGCGGCGGCCGCGGCATGCGCGTCATTCGCGACGACGAGCAGCTGGAGAAAGGCTTTTTTGAAGCCCGCAACGAGGCCCTGAACGCGTTTGGCGACGACACGGTATTTCTGGAGAAATTCGTGGAGAAACCCAAGCACATCGAAGTGCAGCTGGTGGGCGACCACCACGGTAACCTCGTGCACCTCTACGAACGCGACTGCTCGGTGCAGCGCCGTTTTCAGAAAGTGGTGGAGGTGGCCCCGGCCATGAACTTGCCCGACCACCAGCGCCACCTTTTGTATGAGTACGCGCTGCGCATTGGCCGGGCCGTGGGCTACGACAACGTGGGCACCGTGGAATTCCTGGTGAACCCCGAGCACGACCGCATCTACTTCATTGAGGTGAACCCGCGCATCCAGGTGGAGCACACCGTGACCGAGATGATTACGGGCATCGACCTCATCAAAACTCAGATTTTCATCGCGGCCAACTACAAGCTCAGCGACCCCGAAATTGGCCTCGGGCCCGACGTGAAGCCCTTGCGCGCCGGCTTTGCCATGCAGTGCCGCGTGACCACCGAAAACCCCGAAAACGACTTCAAGCCCGATTACGGCACCATCGTGGCCTACCGGCAGGCCGGCGGCTTCGGCATTCGCCTCGACGAGGGCTCGGTGTACCAAGGCGTGGTGGTGTCGCCGTTTTTCGACTCCATGCTCGTGAAAGTGTCGGCCCACGCCTCGACGCTGCACGCCGCGGCCCAGAAAATGCTGCGTGCGCTGGACGAATTCCGCGTGCGCGGCGTGCAAACCAACATTCAATTCCTCAAGAATATCGTCGGCAACGAGGAATTCCAGACCGGCCACGCCACCGTCGACTTCATCAAAGACCACCCCGAGCTTTTCAAGTTCGAAACCCGGCGCGACCGCGCCACCCGCCTGCTAGGCTTCATCGGCGAAACGGTGGTGAACGGCAACCCCGACGTACGCAACCTGCTCGACCCGCGCGCCAACCCGCGCCGGCCGCACATTCCGCACTCGGGCCACGAGGCGCCCGCGCCCGGCACCAAGCAGAAGCTGCACGAGCTGGGCCCCGAAGGCTTTGCCCAGTGGCTGCGCGACGAGCCCCTGGTGCATTACACCGACACCACCCTGCGCGACGCCCACCAGAGCCTGCTGGCCACCCGCATGCGCACCTGGGACATGCTGAAAGTGGCCCGCGCCTACGCCCAGATGCACCCCCAAACCTTCAGCCTGGAAGTGTGGGGCGGGGCCACCTTCGACGTGGCCCTGCGCTTCCTGCACGAAGACCCTTGGGAGCGCCTGGCCCAGCTGCGCGAAGCCATCCCGAACATTCTGCTGCAAATGCTCATTCGCGGGGCCAACGGCGTGGGCTATAAGGCTTATCCTGACAACCTCACCGAGCGGTTTGTGCAGCAGGCAGCCGAAACCGGCGTCGACATCTTCCGCATTTTCGACTCGCTGAACTGGATGAAGGGCATGGAAGCCTGCATCGGCTTTGTGCGCAACAAAACCGACCGGCTGGCCGAAGCCAGCATCTGCTACACCGGCGACATTCTGGACCCCAAGCGCACCAAATACACCCTTGACTACTACCTCCGGCTGGCCAAGCAGTTGGAAGATGCCGGCGCTCACATTCTGTGCATCAAGGACATGGCCGGCCTGCTGAAGCCGTACGCTGCCACCGAGCTCATTCAGGGCCTGCGCGATACGGTGAAGCTGCCCATCCACCTGCACACGCACGATACGTCGTCGCTGCAGCCCGCCACCTACGCCAAGGCCGTGGAGGCGGGCGTCAACGTCATCGACGTGGCCATTGGCTCGCTGTCGGGGCTCACTTCGCAGCCCAACTTCAACTCGGTGGTGGAAATGTTCCGCGGTACGCCGCGCCACCGCGAGTTCGACCAGCACTCGCTCAACGAGTTCAGCAACTACTGGGAGGCTGTGCGCGAGATGTATTATCCATTTGAATCGGGCCTGAAGGCGGGCACTTCCGAGGTGTTTCAGCACGAAATTCCGGGCGGGCAGTACTCCAACCTGCGCCCGCAGGCGGCCTCGCTGGGCCTCATCGATAAGTTTGAGGAAGTGAAGCAGCGCTTCGCCGACGTGAACCAAATGTTTGGCGACATCGTGAAGGTGACGCCGAGCAGCAAGGTGGTGGGCGACATGGCCCTGTTCATGGTGTCGAACAACCTCACGCCCCAGGACGTGATGGAACGCGGGGAGGGCCTGAACTTCCCCGAGTCGGTGCGCGAGCTGTTCCGCGGCGACATTGGCCAGCCCGAAGGCGGCTGGCCCCAGGAGCTGCAGAAGCTCATACTGAAGAACGAAACGCCCTTCACCGACCGGCCCAACGAGCACCTCGCGCCCATCAACTTCGACCAGGAGTGGGCGGCTTTTCAGGAGAAGTTTCCCGGCGCCAAGTTCACCGATTTGCTGTCGTCGCTGCTCTACCCGAAAGTGTTTGAGGAGTACTGGGCGCACCGCCAGAAATTCGGCAACGTGAGCAAAGTGCCTACCTCGGTGTTTTTCTACGGCCTGAAGCCGGGAGAAGAAACCATCATCGAAATCGCCCGGGGCAAGTCCGTCATCGTGCGCCTGGAGTCGGTGGGCACGCTGAACGAGGAGGGCTGCCGCACCATTTTCTTCACTCTCAACGGCCAGACCCGCAACCTGCAGGTGCGCGACCAATCCGTTGAAGTCACCAAAATCAGCAACGCCAAGGCCGACAAAGCCAACCCGCGCCAGCTGGGCGCCCCGCTCCAAGGCATGCTCAGCAAAGTGCTGGTGAAGCCCGGCCAAGCAGCCACCAAAAACACGCCGCTGTTCGTCATCGAGGCCATGAAGATGGAAACCACCATCACCGCGCCGCAGGACCTGACCGTGGCCGACGTGGTGCTGTCCGAAGGAACCCGGGTAAGCGCCGACGACCTCGTGCTGACGCTGAGCTAA
- a CDS encoding SDR family oxidoreductase, translating to MDFTDKNILLIGASSGIGLATARLLSSLHVNLFTASRHLSPELAELGTTHIAYDATQPVGNAFDALPEVLHGLAYLPGSIKLRPFERIPTDDFQADFDLNVLGAVRVIQATIKRLKKAEGGASVVLFSTVAADTGMSFHTSIATAKAAVEGLTRALASEYAASGVRVNCIAPSLTNTPLAAALLNSPEKVEAGGKRHPLQRIGQPEDLAYMASFLLSDHSSFITGQTMAVDGGMGKLK from the coding sequence ATGGATTTCACGGACAAAAACATTCTGCTCATCGGCGCTTCTTCGGGCATTGGCCTGGCCACGGCCCGGCTCCTGAGCTCCCTCCACGTCAACTTATTCACGGCCTCGCGCCACCTGTCGCCGGAGCTGGCCGAGCTGGGCACCACGCACATAGCTTACGATGCGACCCAGCCCGTGGGCAACGCGTTCGATGCTCTGCCGGAGGTACTGCACGGCTTGGCTTACCTCCCCGGCAGCATCAAGCTCCGGCCGTTTGAGCGCATTCCGACCGATGATTTCCAAGCCGACTTTGACTTGAATGTACTGGGCGCCGTGCGCGTCATCCAAGCCACCATTAAGCGCCTGAAAAAAGCCGAGGGAGGTGCGTCGGTGGTGCTGTTCAGCACCGTGGCAGCCGATACGGGCATGAGCTTCCACACCAGCATTGCCACGGCCAAGGCTGCCGTGGAGGGCCTCACGAGGGCCCTGGCCTCCGAATACGCCGCCAGCGGTGTGCGCGTAAACTGCATCGCGCCCTCGCTCACCAACACGCCCCTGGCCGCCGCCCTGCTCAACTCGCCCGAGAAGGTGGAAGCCGGCGGCAAGCGCCACCCGCTGCAGCGCATCGGCCAGCCCGAAGATTTGGCCTACATGGCCTCTTTCCTGCTGTCGGACCACAGCTCGTTCATCACCGGCCAAACGATGGCTGTGGATGGTGGGATGGGGAAACTGAAATAG
- a CDS encoding deoxyribodipyrimidine photo-lyase produces MKICLFWHRRDLRIHDNVGLAAALASGLPVLPLFIYDQKILDHLPDKADARLMFIHDEVEKLAAETEKAGGTFLARYGEPLKVLEQLVKDFDVAAVHTNEDYEPYATERDTAVAKLLKKHDVEFHTYKDQVIFAKEEIMTKSGTVPKVFGAYLKAYTAKLTDELLEPAKSKKLFKKEHLQHVSKEKAGARPTLNSMGFERREQDIPPVKLPAESVVRNYHKTRDTPANEHGSTRESLNLRFGTLSVREVMKQAKELNPKLLAEIIWRDFFMMLLWHFPNTATESYDPKMRHIPYRNNEDEFKAWCEGRTGYPLVDAGMRQLNKTGYLPNRVRMTVAGFLTKHLFIDWRWGEKYFADKLLDYDMANNVGNWQWMAGTGAISAPWFRVYSPESQQAQVDPEMKYVKRWVLEVGTAKYPKPIVEHKFARERAVEAIRAARIAAS; encoded by the coding sequence ATGAAAATCTGCCTCTTCTGGCACCGGCGCGACTTGCGCATTCACGATAACGTGGGCCTAGCGGCGGCGCTGGCCAGCGGCCTGCCGGTGCTGCCGCTGTTCATCTATGACCAGAAAATTCTCGACCACTTGCCCGATAAGGCCGATGCCCGGCTCATGTTCATTCATGATGAAGTGGAGAAGTTGGCCGCCGAAACGGAAAAGGCCGGCGGCACCTTCCTGGCCCGCTACGGCGAGCCGCTAAAGGTGCTGGAGCAGCTGGTGAAAGACTTCGACGTGGCGGCGGTGCACACCAACGAGGACTACGAGCCCTATGCCACCGAGCGCGACACGGCCGTGGCAAAGCTGCTGAAGAAGCACGACGTGGAATTCCACACCTATAAGGACCAGGTTATTTTCGCCAAAGAGGAGATTATGACCAAGTCGGGCACCGTGCCCAAGGTGTTCGGCGCTTACCTAAAGGCTTACACCGCCAAGCTGACCGACGAGCTGCTGGAGCCCGCTAAATCCAAAAAACTGTTCAAAAAAGAGCACCTGCAGCACGTTTCGAAGGAAAAAGCGGGGGCCCGGCCCACGCTCAACAGCATGGGATTCGAGCGCAGGGAGCAGGATATTCCGCCTGTGAAGCTGCCGGCGGAAAGCGTGGTCCGCAACTACCACAAAACCCGCGACACGCCCGCCAATGAGCACGGAAGCACCCGCGAGTCGCTGAACCTGCGCTTCGGCACGCTCAGCGTGCGTGAGGTAATGAAGCAGGCCAAGGAACTGAACCCGAAGCTACTGGCCGAAATTATCTGGCGCGACTTTTTTATGATGCTGCTCTGGCATTTCCCCAACACCGCCACCGAGAGCTACGACCCCAAGATGCGGCACATCCCCTACCGCAACAACGAGGACGAGTTCAAAGCCTGGTGCGAGGGCCGCACCGGCTACCCGCTCGTCGATGCCGGCATGCGCCAGCTCAACAAAACCGGCTACCTGCCCAACCGCGTGCGCATGACCGTGGCCGGCTTCCTCACCAAGCACCTGTTCATCGACTGGCGCTGGGGCGAAAAGTATTTCGCCGACAAGCTGCTCGACTACGACATGGCCAACAACGTGGGCAATTGGCAGTGGATGGCCGGCACCGGCGCTATTTCGGCCCCCTGGTTCCGAGTGTACAGCCCCGAAAGCCAGCAAGCGCAGGTCGACCCCGAGATGAAGTACGTGAAGCGCTGGGTGCTGGAAGTGGGCACGGCGAAATACCCTAAGCCTATTGTGGAGCATAAGTTTGCCCGCGAGCGGGCCGTGGAAGCTATTCGGGCGGCGCGCATTGCCGCTTCGTAG
- a CDS encoding TetR family transcriptional regulator C-terminal domain-containing protein gives MEKDRIKQAYLDFVLNEGHPPQSVFKLTQQLGVAESEFYQHYPNFEAIDREIWADFGRQARETAAAEPVWEGYGSREKLLAFYYTLLEILKSNRSYALMSLRRSLHRIPALSPRVLDDFRQDFEYFVSDLLSAGRVSGEIANRPLVQEGYPRFFWQQALFVLGYFAKDDTVNFERTDAAVEKAVTLSFDLVGRNTLDSAVDFVRFLVRR, from the coding sequence ATGGAAAAGGACCGCATCAAACAAGCCTATCTCGACTTCGTGCTCAACGAAGGCCACCCGCCGCAATCGGTGTTCAAACTCACGCAGCAGTTGGGCGTGGCCGAGTCGGAATTCTACCAGCACTACCCCAATTTCGAGGCCATCGACCGCGAAATCTGGGCTGATTTCGGTCGGCAGGCGCGCGAAACGGCTGCGGCCGAGCCCGTGTGGGAAGGCTACGGCAGCCGCGAAAAGCTGCTGGCGTTCTACTACACGCTGCTCGAAATCCTCAAAAGCAACCGTTCCTACGCCCTGATGAGCCTGCGCCGCTCGCTGCACCGCATCCCAGCGCTGTCGCCCCGCGTGCTCGACGACTTCCGGCAGGACTTCGAATACTTCGTGAGCGACCTGCTCAGCGCCGGCCGCGTGAGCGGCGAAATCGCCAACCGCCCGCTGGTGCAGGAAGGCTACCCGCGCTTCTTCTGGCAGCAGGCGCTGTTCGTGCTCGGCTACTTCGCCAAAGATGACACCGTGAATTTCGAGCGCACCGACGCGGCCGTGGAAAAAGCCGTGACGCTGAGCTTCGACCTTGTGGGCCGCAACACGCTCGATTCGGCCGTGGATTTCGTGCGGTTTCTGGTGCGGCGCTAG
- a CDS encoding AarF/ABC1/UbiB kinase family protein, producing the protein MDEPQTSLPTTKVARAARFAKTGFNVGTNYIKHYAKKAVGAESTTEDLHAANAAELYGTLSEMKGSVLKVAQMLAMEKNMLPAAYAEQFAQAQYSTPPLSGPLVVKAFRDAFGKSPYQLFDAFEPEARQAASIGQVHLARKNGKELAVKVQYPGVADSIKSDIRLVKPIALRIMGLNESQVRPYLEEVETRLLEETDYKLELLRGQEIAAQCQALPHLQFPAYYPEFSTARILTMDWLPGQHLKEFLATNPTQEVRNQIGQALWDFYQFQFNTLHRLHADPHPGNFLMRADHGGTLGVLDFGCVKDVPQDVYQLFKDLLAPETIADEARLAELLTQAGVLRSTDAPAMRALYLRTLQVSLELVGRPFRQPTFDFGDPAYMAALYALGDDLMADPELRKQREPRGSEHFIYLNRTYVGLFALLTELGAAVETGVAM; encoded by the coding sequence ATGGACGAACCCCAAACCTCGCTGCCGACCACCAAGGTGGCCCGCGCCGCCCGCTTCGCCAAAACCGGCTTCAACGTGGGCACCAACTACATTAAGCACTATGCCAAGAAAGCCGTGGGGGCCGAGTCGACCACCGAAGACCTGCACGCCGCCAACGCCGCCGAGCTCTACGGCACGCTGAGCGAGATGAAGGGCTCGGTGCTGAAAGTGGCCCAGATGCTGGCAATGGAGAAAAACATGCTGCCTGCGGCCTACGCCGAGCAGTTTGCCCAGGCGCAGTATTCGACCCCGCCGCTCTCGGGCCCGCTGGTGGTGAAGGCGTTTCGGGATGCGTTTGGCAAGTCGCCGTATCAGTTGTTTGATGCGTTTGAGCCCGAAGCGCGGCAGGCGGCCAGCATTGGCCAGGTGCACCTGGCACGCAAAAACGGTAAAGAGCTGGCTGTGAAGGTGCAATACCCCGGCGTGGCCGACAGCATCAAGTCCGACATCCGGCTGGTGAAGCCCATTGCGCTGCGCATTATGGGCCTAAACGAATCCCAGGTGCGCCCCTACCTGGAGGAAGTGGAAACCCGGCTGCTGGAAGAAACCGACTACAAGCTGGAGCTGCTGCGCGGCCAGGAAATTGCGGCGCAGTGCCAGGCGCTGCCGCACCTGCAGTTTCCGGCCTACTACCCCGAGTTTTCCACGGCCCGCATTCTGACCATGGACTGGCTTCCCGGCCAGCACCTCAAGGAGTTTCTGGCTACCAACCCCACGCAGGAGGTGCGCAACCAAATCGGCCAGGCGCTATGGGATTTCTACCAGTTCCAGTTCAACACCCTGCACCGCCTGCACGCCGACCCGCACCCCGGCAATTTCCTGATGCGCGCCGACCACGGCGGCACCCTCGGCGTGCTCGACTTCGGCTGCGTGAAAGACGTGCCACAAGACGTGTACCAGCTCTTCAAGGACCTTCTGGCCCCCGAAACCATTGCCGACGAAGCCCGCCTCGCCGAGCTGCTCACCCAGGCCGGCGTGCTCCGCTCCACCGATGCGCCGGCCATGCGGGCGCTCTACCTGCGCACCCTGCAGGTGTCGCTGGAGCTGGTGGGCCGCCCCTTCCGCCAGCCCACCTTCGATTTCGGCGACCCCGCCTACATGGCTGCCCTCTACGCCCTCGGCGACGACCTGATGGCCGACCCCGAGTTGCGCAAGCAGCGCGAGCCCCGCGGCTCCGAGCACTTCATCTACCTCAACCGCACTTACGTGGGCCTGTTTGCGCTGCTCACGGAGCTGGGGGCGGCGGTCGAAACCGGAGTTGCTATGTAG
- a CDS encoding dienelactone hydrolase family protein, which produces MFTKKLLTLGAALLSLSFSASAQQMASCCARPAANLSASATEAFAMLATNKDFSGGHDAPLPFVYEGAGKEITFKTPDGSTGKGFEIKSAKSSNKYLFVIHEWWGLNDYIKKEAATFAAEMPDVNVIAVDLYDGKIATTPEEAGKYMGEVKTERAVAILKGAQMYAGPKAQFASIGWCFGGGWSLQEALLGGKQTVGCVMYYGMPEKDVAKLKTLNSDVLGIFASQDKWINPEVVAQFKKDMTAAGKSVTIESYDADHAFANPSNPKYKKDDAAKAHAHALAYLRGRFKSKS; this is translated from the coding sequence ATGTTCACCAAAAAGTTACTCACGCTCGGCGCGGCCCTGCTCAGCCTCTCGTTCTCGGCTTCGGCCCAACAGATGGCTAGCTGCTGCGCTCGTCCGGCCGCCAACCTCTCGGCTTCGGCCACCGAGGCCTTCGCCATGCTGGCCACCAACAAAGATTTCTCGGGTGGCCACGATGCGCCGCTGCCCTTCGTGTATGAGGGCGCAGGCAAGGAAATCACCTTCAAAACGCCCGATGGCAGCACCGGCAAGGGCTTCGAAATCAAGAGCGCCAAGTCGAGCAACAAGTACCTGTTCGTGATTCACGAATGGTGGGGCCTGAACGACTACATCAAGAAGGAAGCCGCCACTTTCGCCGCCGAGATGCCCGACGTGAACGTCATCGCCGTCGACCTCTACGATGGCAAAATTGCCACTACGCCCGAAGAGGCCGGCAAATACATGGGCGAGGTGAAAACCGAGCGCGCCGTGGCCATCCTCAAAGGCGCCCAGATGTACGCCGGTCCCAAAGCCCAATTCGCCAGCATCGGCTGGTGCTTCGGCGGCGGCTGGAGCCTGCAGGAAGCCCTGCTCGGCGGCAAACAGACGGTTGGCTGTGTCATGTACTACGGCATGCCCGAGAAGGACGTGGCCAAGCTCAAAACCCTGAATTCGGACGTGCTGGGCATTTTCGCCAGCCAGGATAAGTGGATTAACCCCGAAGTGGTGGCCCAGTTCAAAAAGGACATGACCGCCGCCGGCAAAAGCGTCACCATCGAGAGCTACGACGCCGACCACGCCTTTGCCAACCCATCCAACCCCAAATACAAAAAGGACGATGCCGCCAAGGCGCACGCCCACGCGCTGGCCTACCTGCGCGGCCGTTTCAAGTCGAAATCGTAA
- a CDS encoding Mpo1-like protein — MAPLASLLSEYGESHQNPTNKLVHWVCVPLIMFSLIGLLWAIPVPMTIQQLSPWLNWGTLVMALALLYYVRLSGRLALGMLLVWVAMAAMLRVVAGAAALPLWGICLIIFALAWVGQFWGHKVEGKKPSFLKDLQFLLIGPLWLLHFMYRRLGWGY, encoded by the coding sequence ATGGCTCCGCTCGCCTCCCTCCTCTCCGAATACGGCGAAAGCCACCAGAACCCCACCAACAAGCTGGTGCATTGGGTATGCGTGCCGCTGATTATGTTTTCGCTCATTGGCCTGCTGTGGGCCATTCCGGTGCCGATGACCATTCAGCAGCTCAGCCCCTGGCTGAATTGGGGCACGCTGGTAATGGCGCTGGCCCTCCTGTACTACGTGCGGCTGAGCGGGCGGCTGGCGCTGGGCATGCTACTGGTGTGGGTGGCCATGGCCGCCATGCTGCGCGTGGTGGCAGGCGCGGCGGCCCTGCCGCTGTGGGGCATATGCCTCATCATTTTTGCGCTGGCCTGGGTAGGCCAGTTCTGGGGGCACAAGGTAGAAGGCAAGAAACCGAGTTTCCTCAAGGACCTGCAGTTTCTGCTCATCGGGCCGCTGTGGCTGCTGCACTTCATGTACCGCCGCCTGGGCTGGGGGTACTAA
- a CDS encoding helix-turn-helix transcriptional regulator, with the protein MLFQFSSHSGLLLPFVLWGLVLAGHLLVKAWRFGTLPDGLLALLLLLNVLPVAQWMLGYAGWYDSHDGYSTTMFYVPWQPWLLWGPAFYLYFRSLTNQEFTLRKHWRHLLPGLVLVGLYAGAAGYDLVWSRALHGQALPYHYGTKGEAANLLDYLSGPANWLGYALMLGYGLATLRLFRRYRRYLDDNFSDTARLRFRGLRDLLVAALLGLVLWLSFDVVNRAIGPLGYGDYWYAYFANGALIYFLSIVGLQANFAAITPLRFEPEAEEAPPLAGASGAGATAVAAPAPAQALTAELAATLVPASAEAAVAKAPFEVPTTPPGESPEAPAPVAKVAAPAATLAPELHPWRDKLLALMADDQPWLEPELTLAELAYRLRTNTSLLSHVINTGCGQNFNDFVNSYRVAEAERKLQDPRLAHYSLVGIALESGFNSKSTFNRVFKKLTGRTPGEVARPKS; encoded by the coding sequence GGGCTGCTGGCCCTGCTGCTGCTGCTGAACGTGCTGCCCGTGGCGCAGTGGATGCTGGGCTACGCCGGCTGGTACGATAGCCACGATGGCTACTCCACCACCATGTTCTACGTGCCCTGGCAGCCCTGGCTGCTGTGGGGGCCGGCGTTTTACCTGTACTTCCGCAGCCTCACCAACCAGGAGTTCACCCTGCGCAAGCACTGGCGGCACCTGCTGCCCGGGCTGGTGCTGGTGGGCCTCTATGCCGGGGCGGCCGGCTATGATTTGGTCTGGAGCCGCGCTTTGCACGGGCAGGCCTTGCCCTACCACTACGGCACCAAGGGCGAAGCCGCCAACCTGCTCGACTACCTGAGCGGCCCCGCCAACTGGCTCGGCTACGCCCTGATGCTGGGCTACGGGCTGGCCACGCTGCGTCTCTTTCGGCGCTACCGCCGATACCTCGACGACAATTTTTCGGACACAGCCCGGCTGCGGTTTCGGGGGCTGCGCGATTTGCTGGTGGCGGCCCTGCTGGGCCTGGTGCTGTGGCTGAGCTTCGACGTGGTGAACCGTGCCATCGGCCCGCTGGGCTACGGCGACTACTGGTACGCCTACTTTGCCAACGGCGCGCTCATTTATTTCCTGAGCATTGTAGGCCTGCAGGCTAACTTTGCCGCCATTACGCCCCTGCGCTTCGAGCCCGAGGCGGAAGAAGCTCCGCCGCTGGCGGGGGCTTCGGGTGCGGGAGCTACTGCAGTTGCTGCGCCCGCGCCGGCCCAGGCTCTGACGGCCGAGTTGGCCGCCACGCTGGTGCCTGCCTCGGCCGAAGCGGCTGTTGCTAAAGCGCCTTTCGAAGTGCCGACCACGCCGCCGGGCGAGTCGCCCGAAGCGCCCGCGCCGGTTGCCAAGGTGGCCGCACCCGCCGCTACGCTGGCCCCCGAGCTGCACCCGTGGCGCGACAAGCTGCTGGCCCTGATGGCCGACGACCAGCCCTGGCTGGAGCCCGAGCTAACCCTGGCCGAACTGGCCTACCGCCTGCGCACCAATACTTCGCTGCTCTCGCACGTCATCAACACCGGTTGCGGGCAGAACTTCAACGACTTCGTGAACAGCTACCGCGTGGCCGAGGCCGAGCGCAAGCTGCAAGACCCGCGCCTGGCGCATTACTCGCTGGTTGGCATTGCGTTAGAATCGGGCTTCAACTCGAAGTCCACGTTCAACCGGGTGTTCAAGAAGCTGACTGGCCGCACGCCGGGCGAGGTGGCACGTCCCAAATCATAA